The following proteins are encoded in a genomic region of Chaetodon auriga isolate fChaAug3 chromosome 8, fChaAug3.hap1, whole genome shotgun sequence:
- the pnisr gene encoding arginine/serine-rich protein PNISR: MWDQGGQPWPQWPLSQQQWMQSFQHQQDPGQVDWAALAQAWIAQKESTGAEQQSIQPNGQDIPGLEPVGQSNHSAFQGDPAFGRMWQPEWGIHGQPPPPPPPEQAWIPPGSGPMDVVKPSEDSNSQDSVEFNSEAHHGVYPQNSHGYGAQPDSYAMAPMAMNQFDYQHGAASSFAPTPAGFHSPYWQGPPQNRRDTRPPGFRDRPRSPIQLPVKQEAPAPLDAVKRRTLPAWIREGLEKMDREKQKKLERERMEKERAKMAKDDGKEHEADEEGDGPRVPRKSKFDSDDEGNDDNGDEEKTSMKKEFAGLSPSPLAEDSEPEMTDEEKEFQLMIITKTLLTEILLEVTNEEIQHVAKEAHRKATRAPAKQLAQSSALASLTGLSGLGDYGSDESEDDDDRSVRGSESSDTDEEELRHRIREKQDAFRRKEREMLQLQEKQAQEALLAREEMVKERLSREKGEYDEGQPENPHKQEVKEREAEPLVERRRSRSEKEDSESKRVGRGKERSGRGGSDSPANGHSSSSRSTSSHSSRRSSSSSSSSSASSRSSSRSSSPRRKRRRSRSSSHKARWRSRSHSSHRHRGDRGEKGRDRRRSSAERSGRHKKERSDSRERRSRRSRSRSRERDRGRARARDSRSRSRDRDREKEKDRGKERKRSRDGRDSSHSRSSKHKQKASSKDRERRRERSHSHEKDKKKKDKDREKESDRKKEKPKAKEREKEKEKEKGSFVGTEENGKSKKRKDSDSCTDSQSDKHSRQDSRSSKKGSARASKRRSDSDSSRSPTPEVSKEKKSKKSKRSRSRSTEKSHKSGKKASRKHKSKSRSRSTSPSRRSRR, from the exons ATGTGGGATCAGGGAGGACAGCCCTGGCCACAGTGGCCTCTGAGCCAGCAGCAATGGATGCAGTCTTTCCAGCACCAGCAAGATCCAG GTCAAGTGGACTGGGCTGCCCTGGCGCAGGCATGGATAGCCCAGAAAGAGTCAACAGGTGCAGAACAGCAGAGCATTCAGCCCAATGGCCAGGACATCCCAGGCCTAGAACCTGTCGGACAAAGCAACCACAGCGCCTTCCAGGGTGACCCGGCGTTTGGCAGAATGTGGCAGCCAG AATGGGGAATACATGgccagccccctcctcctccaccccctgaGCAGGCCTGGATCCCTCCAGGTTCAGGACCGATGGATGTGGTGAAACCCAGCGAGGACAGCAACAGCCAGGACAGCGTGGAGTTCAACTCTGAAGCCCACCACGGGGTTTACCCCCAGAACAGCCATGGGTATGGGGCACAGCCCGACAGCTACGCCATGGCCCCCATGGCCATGAACCAGTTTGATTATCAG CATGGAGCTGCCTCGTCCTTTGCACCCACACCTGCAGGCTTTCACTCCCCATACTGGCAGGGTCCTCCACAGAACAGACGGGATACCAGACCACCTGGGTTCAGAGACCGGCCTAGATCCCCTATCCAGCTCCCTGTCAAGCAGGAGGCCCCGGCGCCGCTAG ACGCTGTGAAAAGGCGCACACTACCCGCATGGATCCGAGAGGGCCTTGaaaagatggacagagagaagcagaagaagctgGAGCGAGAGCGAATGGAGAAGGAGCGtgcaaaaatggcaaaagacGACGGCAAAGAGCACGAGGCAGATGAAGAAGGCGATGGGCCACGTGTGCCCCGCAAGAGCAAATTT GACAGTGACGATGAGGGGAATGACGACAATGGTGACGAAGAAAAGACCTCCATGAAGAAAGAGTTTGCTGGCCTTAGCCCATCGCCTCTTGCTGAGGACAGTGAACCTGAAATGACCGATGAAGAAAAAGAATTCCAGCTG ATGATCATCACAAAAACACTTCTGACAGAGATCCTTCTTGAGGTCACTAATGAAGAGATCCAACACGTGGCCAAAGAGGCTCACCGGAAAGCCACTCGAG CTCCTGCAAAACAGCTGGCACAGTCAAGTGCACTGGCTTCTCTGACCGGTCTCA GTGGGCTTGGTGACTATGGTTCAGATGAGAGCGAGGATGACGACGATCGCAGTGTGAGAGGATCTGAATCCTCCGACACAGACGAGGAGGAGTTGCGGCACCGCATTCGGGAGAAGCAGGACGCCTTCCGCCGGAAAGAGCgggagatgctgcagctgcaagaaaaacaagcacaagAGGCTCTGCTTGCACGTG aagAGATGGTGAAGGAGAGATTGAGCAGAGAAAAGGGGGAGTATGATGAGGGCCAGCCAGAGAAcccacacaaacaggaagtaaaagagagggaggcggagCCCTTGGTAGAGAGGCGTAGGTCCCGTAGTGAGAAGGAGGATAGTGAGAGCAAGCGCGTAGGCAGAGGGAAGGAGCGATCAGGGCGCGGGGGCAGTGATTCCCCAGCCAAcggtcacagcagcagctcccgctccacctccagccacagcagccgtcgttcttcctcttcctcctcttcctcctctgcatcttCCCGCAGTTCCTCTCGATCCTCCTCCCCACGAAGGAAGAGGAGGCGTAGCCGCTCCTCCTCTCACAAGGCTCGCTGGCGCAGCCGCAGCCACAGCTCCCACAGGCACCGCGGCGATCGTGGTGAGAAGGGCAGGGACAGAAGGAGGAGCAGCGCTGAGAGATCAGGCCGCCACAAGAAAGAGCGCAGTGATTCCAGGGAGCGCAGGAGCCGCAGGAGTAGATCCAGAtccagagagagggacaggggCAGAGCCAGGGCCAGAGACAGCCGCAGtcgcagcagagacagagacagagaaaaggagaaagacagagggaaggagaggaaaaggagccGGGATGGCAGAGACAGCAGTCACAGTCgtagcagcaaacacaaacagaaggcctccagcaaagacagagagagaaggagggaaaggagtCATAGCCAcgagaaagacaagaaaaagaaggataAGGATAGGGAGAAAGAGTCAGACAGGAAGAAGGAAAAGCCAAAggccaaagagagagaaaaggagaaggaaaaagaaaagggaagctTTGTGGGGACAGAGGAGAATGGTAAATcgaagaaaaggaaagacagcGACTCGTGCACAGACTCTCAGAGTGACAAGCACTCCCGGCAGGATAGCAGATCCAGCAAGAAGGGCTCCGCCAGAGCTAGCAAGAGGCGTTCAGACTCTGACTCTAGTAGATCCCCTACCCCTGAAGTTAGCaaggaaaagaaatcaaaaaaaTCCAAACGTAGTCGCTCACGGTCGACGGAAAAATCTCACAAGTCTGGTAAGAAGGCAAGCCGCAAACACAAGTCTAAGTCGCGATCAAG GTCAACATCCCCCTCCCGTCGTAGCAGACGCTGA